TTCGGCGTCATGCGATGGGGATTCCACGCCGGCGAAAACCTGTTCCACACCGGGTGGTTCGTCGAATCGCTGGCGACCCAGACGCTGGTCCTGTTCGTCATCCGGACCCGGCGTACCCCGTTCTTCCGCAGCCATCCCTCGATCCCGATGCTGCTCGCCGCCCTGGGGGCGGTCACGGTCGGCGCACTGCTACCCGCCACACCGCTGGCCCGGGATGTGGGTTTCACTCCCCTGCCCGGCCGGTTCTTCGCCGTACTCGCGCTGATGATCGTGGTGTACCTCTTCCTCGCCGAGATCGCGAAGCATTGGTTCTTCCGGCGGCTGCCGACGGTCACCCGGCACCGGCCGCGTACGGCCGGACACCGGGTTCGCCGCCGCGCGACCGGGTTCACGACCACGGGACCCGCGGCCGACGACGCCGTTGTGTCCGCCACGCCGGGCCGGGCTACCCGCTGATCGAGGACCGAAGACTCTCGGCCCGGCCGTATCCCGGCTTCTACCGTGAAGAACATGAACAGCGTTCCTGCCGGAGAAATCATCGAGAAGGCCGTCCTGCTCGCCGGCCGCGCCCCCTCACTGCACAACAGCCAGCCCTGGCTGTGGGTGTCCGACGGCGTCACCCTGCAATTGTTCGCTGCCCGTGAGCGATCGCTGCCCAATACCGACAGCAGCGGACGGCAACTGCTCCTCGGCTGCGGTATCGCCATGGGCCATCTGCGGGCCGCGCTGGCCGCGGACGGCTGGCGGACCGGCGTCGCGTGGCAGCCGGACCCGAACCGCCGGGACCATCTGGCCACGGTCCGATTCGCCCCGTCGACCGTCGTCACCGAGGCCGATCGCGATCGCGCGGACGCGATCGTCCGCCGCCGCACCGACCGATTGCCCTTCGCAGCGCCCGGGAACTGGGACGACTTCGTGACGGTACTGCGCTCGATCATCGACCCCGCGGACGCGATCCTCGACGTGCTGCCCGAGGACAGCCGCCCGGAACTGGCCCACGCCTCCCGGCTCACCGCCGAGCTGCGGCGCTACGACTCGGGGTATCAAGCCGAATTGCAATGGTGGACAGGACATGTCGTCGGCGCCACCGGTATCCCGGCAACCGCGCTGACCACCGCCGCGGAGCAGGTGCGCGTTCCGGTGGGCCGCCGGCTTCCGGCCACCACCGGGCCCGCACGACGCACCGAGCAGACCATCGACGAATCCGCGCTCGTCGCGCTGTCCACCGACACCGACAGCGCCGAGGACGTACTGCGCTGCGGCCAGGCCCTGTCGACGGTACTGCTCGAGAGCACGGTCGCCGGGTACGCCACCTGCCCGCTGACCCACCTCGTCGAGTATCCGCGCAGTCGCGCGATCATCGGCAACCTGCTCGGCGGCACGTCGCAGCCGCAGGCGCTGATCCGCATCGGCACCGCACCAGACGATCGCGACGAACCCGAACCCACGCCGCGACTGCCGCTGGCCCAGATCCTCGAGGTGGCGCCGGCATGACCGGCACCACGGCGCACGGCGTGTACACGGCCGGGCGGGGGCCCGCGGACGAGCCCTACGCCCTGCTCCACGAAACCCACACCGGGCTGGTCGTGCTGTGCGGCGACCGGGCCTACAAGGTCAAGAAACCGATCGTCACCGACTTCCTCGACTTCGGCACCCGCGCACGACGCGTCGAGGCCATGGAACGTGAACTACAGCTGAACCGACGGCTGGCGCCCGACGTATATCTGGGCATCGGGCAGTTCCACGGCCTGGGTGCGGAGCCGGACGAGCCGGTCTTGATGATGCGCAGACTGCCCGGACACACCCGGCTCAGCACGCTGATCGACGATCCGGCGAAGGCAACCGAACTGCTTCCCGTGTTGGTGGAGACCCTGGCCGGCTTCCACGACACCGCTCGCCGCAGTGCCGACGCGGCCGCGGCCGCAACCGTGGACGCCTTGCGCGAACGCTGGAAGTCGTTGCTGGACGGGCTCACCGAGCCCCCGGTGCCCGCCGCCACGACCGAACAACTCGCGCGTCTCGTCGATCGGTACCTCGCCGGTCGCGCGCCGCTGTTCGAGGACCGCATCGCCGGCGACCGGGTGATCGACGGACACGGCGACCTGCACGCCGGGGACATCTACATGCTGCCCGACGGCTTCCGGATCATCGACTGCCTCGACTTCGACGACCGGCTGCGCTGCGTCGACCGCCTCGACGACATCGCCTTCCTCGCCATGGATCTCGAGTTCCTGGGACACCCGCGCCTCGCCACCGAATTCGGTGATCTGTACCGGGCCCGGACCGCCGATCCGGCACCACCGTCGCTCTGGCACCACTATCTCGCCTACCGTGCGATCGTGCGCGCCAAGGTCAACTGCCTACGGTACGAACAAAGCGACCCGCAGGCCGCCGCACATGCCGACCACCACATCGCCATCGCGGCGCGGCACCTGCGCGCCGGAGCCGTCCGGCTGGCCCTGGTCGGCGGACTGCCCGGCACCGGAAAGTCCACCGTCGCACGCGCACTCGCCGAAATCACCGGCGCGGCAGTACTATCCACCGACCACATCCGCACCGGCCTGCGCGCGACAGGTGCCGTCACCGGCGCCGCCGGCAGCTACGACCGCGGCGCCTATACCTTCGAGGCCCGCGACCGCGTGTACCGCGAACTGCTCACCCTAGCCCGC
This DNA window, taken from Nocardia sp. BMG111209, encodes the following:
- a CDS encoding Acg family FMN-binding oxidoreductase, which encodes MNSVPAGEIIEKAVLLAGRAPSLHNSQPWLWVSDGVTLQLFAARERSLPNTDSSGRQLLLGCGIAMGHLRAALAADGWRTGVAWQPDPNRRDHLATVRFAPSTVVTEADRDRADAIVRRRTDRLPFAAPGNWDDFVTVLRSIIDPADAILDVLPEDSRPELAHASRLTAELRRYDSGYQAELQWWTGHVVGATGIPATALTTAAEQVRVPVGRRLPATTGPARRTEQTIDESALVALSTDTDSAEDVLRCGQALSTVLLESTVAGYATCPLTHLVEYPRSRAIIGNLLGGTSQPQALIRIGTAPDDRDEPEPTPRLPLAQILEVAPA
- a CDS encoding AAA family ATPase — its product is MTGTTAHGVYTAGRGPADEPYALLHETHTGLVVLCGDRAYKVKKPIVTDFLDFGTRARRVEAMERELQLNRRLAPDVYLGIGQFHGLGAEPDEPVLMMRRLPGHTRLSTLIDDPAKATELLPVLVETLAGFHDTARRSADAAAAATVDALRERWKSLLDGLTEPPVPAATTEQLARLVDRYLAGRAPLFEDRIAGDRVIDGHGDLHAGDIYMLPDGFRIIDCLDFDDRLRCVDRLDDIAFLAMDLEFLGHPRLATEFGDLYRARTADPAPPSLWHHYLAYRAIVRAKVNCLRYEQSDPQAAAHADHHIAIAARHLRAGAVRLALVGGLPGTGKSTVARALAEITGAAVLSTDHIRTGLRATGAVTGAAGSYDRGAYTFEARDRVYRELLTLAREHLVHGRDVILDASWLDAGHRRAALDLATETSSEIIQLQCRAPQSIAAARIEARGHSESDATAAVAAALAAEAPPWPEAIPLDTTGPLPDCTSRAELAWAVAADR